From a single Rodentibacter sp. JRC1 genomic region:
- a CDS encoding YjjI family glycine radical enzyme: MLATLQDILNTAKADNLTYHQKLMTLGNIAERLFDPRELLGYTDEEWGFLQNQMICDLCEGYAIYRPRYILPDYNVYIQKGCEFLELPPPKDLDEVLDGLLILYSHVPSITTYPVYIGRLDVLLEPFITDEEKDYIKIKRFLNHIDKTVPDSFCHANIGPYDMKAGRLILRAVIELEAPTPNMTIRYDKTKTSREFAELAAKACLLVSKPSFANDAYYISDLGEEYGVASCYNALPECGGAYTLTRLRLGTIARSCKSTDEMVNTLLPRVAKCALSTMDKRHKFVVEESCFFDSSFLEKEGFIKRTNFTGMFAIVGLADATNHLLECEGLNETFGKSKRGDEIATAIMDKLKEITDTHEGLYAERTGNRYLLHAQVGASNHEEDKRNTPAHRIRVGEEPTLLAHLKQSAPFHKYFPSGTGDLFAFDQTYVDHCDAVVDIIDGAFASGYRYITTYLKNTDLIRVTGYLVKKSEVEKYRKGEVALRDTTWYGAGTDDCANVFDRQLRDEQDVKA; encoded by the coding sequence ATGCTCGCCACGCTTCAAGATATTCTCAATACCGCCAAAGCCGATAATTTGACTTATCACCAAAAATTAATGACTTTAGGTAATATTGCGGAACGCTTATTTGATCCCCGTGAATTGCTCGGTTATACCGATGAGGAATGGGGCTTTTTGCAAAATCAGATGATTTGTGATTTATGTGAAGGCTATGCGATTTATCGCCCGCGCTATATTTTGCCGGATTACAATGTGTATATTCAAAAAGGCTGTGAATTTTTAGAATTACCTCCACCGAAGGATCTTGATGAAGTCTTAGACGGTTTATTGATTCTTTATTCTCACGTTCCCTCCATTACGACTTATCCCGTGTATATCGGTCGCCTTGATGTATTGCTTGAGCCCTTTATTACGGATGAAGAAAAAGATTATATAAAAATCAAACGTTTCTTAAATCATATTGATAAAACAGTGCCGGATTCGTTCTGCCACGCCAATATTGGTCCTTATGATATGAAAGCAGGTCGTTTAATTTTACGTGCAGTCATTGAGTTGGAAGCTCCAACCCCGAATATGACGATTCGGTATGATAAAACTAAAACGAGCCGTGAATTTGCAGAACTTGCTGCTAAAGCCTGCTTGTTAGTGTCTAAACCTTCTTTTGCCAATGATGCCTATTATATTTCCGATCTCGGTGAAGAATACGGCGTGGCGAGTTGTTACAACGCTTTGCCGGAATGTGGCGGGGCTTATACCTTAACCCGTTTGCGTCTTGGTACTATTGCCCGCTCCTGTAAAAGCACGGATGAAATGGTAAATACATTGTTACCACGAGTGGCAAAATGCGCTCTTTCCACAATGGATAAACGTCATAAATTTGTGGTGGAAGAAAGTTGCTTTTTTGATAGCTCGTTCTTAGAAAAAGAAGGTTTTATCAAGCGTACTAATTTTACCGGAATGTTCGCAATTGTCGGATTAGCGGATGCGACAAATCACTTATTAGAATGTGAAGGTTTAAATGAAACCTTTGGTAAAAGTAAACGTGGAGATGAAATCGCCACCGCAATCATGGATAAATTAAAAGAAATCACCGATACACACGAAGGCCTATATGCAGAACGAACGGGCAATCGTTATTTATTACATGCACAAGTGGGCGCAAGTAATCACGAAGAAGATAAACGCAATACACCGGCACACCGTATTCGTGTCGGGGAAGAGCCGACACTATTGGCTCATTTAAAACAATCAGCCCCTTTTCATAAATATTTTCCATCCGGCACAGGGGATTTATTCGCTTTTGATCAAACTTATGTAGATCACTGTGATGCCGTAGTCGATATTATTGATGGTGCATTTGCTTCAGGCTATCGTTACATCACCACGTATCTGAAAAATACCGATTTAATTCGTGTAACCGGTTATTTGGTGAAAAAAAGTGAGGTTGAAAAATATCGCAAAGGTGAAGTAGCATTGCGTGATACAACTTGGTACGGCGCAGGCACAGATGATTGTGCGAACGTGTTTGATCGGCAATTGCGTGATGAACAAGACGTGAAGGCTTAA